One window from the genome of Thermaerobacter marianensis DSM 12885 encodes:
- a CDS encoding acetaldehyde dehydrogenase (acetylating): MPGKGGRDGRVPVAILGSGNIGTDLMYKLLKRPGHMELVLVAGIDPQSEGLARARSLGLRTSTRGIEAVLEAPEIRIVFDATSAKAHVRHAPRLERAGKIAIDLTPAARGPYVVPPVNLGAHLDKPNVNLITCGGQATIPLVHAVARVTPVQYAEIVSTIASRSAGPGTRQNIDEFTYTTARGLEVIGGARHGKAIIILNPAEPPILMRNTVYVVPEADDIDEDAIRTSLESMVREVQEYVPGYRLKPPVFDRRWTPWGEKPVVVLLLEVEGAGDFLPTYAGNLDIMTASAVRVGEVFARHLLGLREVVA; encoded by the coding sequence GTGCCGGGAAAGGGAGGCCGGGATGGGCGGGTTCCCGTGGCCATCCTGGGCTCGGGGAACATCGGAACGGACCTCATGTATAAGCTTCTCAAGCGACCGGGGCACATGGAGCTGGTCCTCGTAGCGGGGATCGATCCCCAGTCCGAGGGGCTGGCCCGTGCCCGCAGCCTGGGCCTTCGCACCAGCACCCGGGGGATCGAAGCCGTCCTGGAAGCCCCGGAGATCCGCATCGTCTTCGACGCCACCAGCGCCAAGGCCCACGTGCGCCATGCTCCCCGTCTGGAACGGGCCGGAAAGATCGCCATCGACCTGACGCCGGCCGCCCGCGGGCCCTATGTGGTCCCGCCGGTGAACCTGGGTGCCCACCTCGACAAGCCCAACGTCAACCTCATTACATGCGGCGGCCAGGCGACCATCCCGCTGGTGCACGCCGTGGCCAGGGTCACGCCGGTGCAGTACGCGGAGATCGTCAGCACCATCGCCAGCCGCTCGGCGGGCCCGGGCACGCGCCAGAACATTGACGAGTTCACCTACACCACGGCGAGAGGGCTGGAGGTGATCGGCGGGGCGCGCCACGGCAAGGCCATCATCATCCTGAACCCCGCCGAGCCGCCCATCCTCATGCGCAACACCGTGTACGTCGTGCCCGAGGCGGACGACATCGACGAGGACGCAATCAGGACCTCCCTGGAGTCCATGGTACGGGAGGTCCAGGAGTACGTCCCGGGCTACCGCCTGAAGCCCCCGGTCTTCGACCGGCGGTGGACGCCGTGGGGCGAGAAGCCCGTGGTCGTCCTCCTGCTGGAAGTCGAGGGGGCCGGTGATTTCCTGCCCACCTACGCCGGCAACCTGGACATCATGACGGCCTCGGCCGTCCGGGTCGGGGAAGTGTTCGCCCGGCACCTTCTGGGATTGCGGGAGGTGGTCGCTTGA
- the dmpG gene encoding 4-hydroxy-2-oxovalerate aldolase: MNPPRLTDTTLRDGSHAMKHRFTSEQVRAIVTALDEAGVPVIEVSHGDGLGGSSIQYGFSLEPELDLIAEATRTARRARIAVLLLPGIGTKDLLERAAELGVRVARIATQCTEADISEQHFGIAKKLGLEAVGFLMMAHIRPPEVLVEQAKLMESYGADCVYIVDSAGAMLPPDVKARVSALKEALSIQVGFHAHNNLGAAIGNTLAALEAGADQVDGSLRGLGAGAGNAATEVLAAGLDKLGLNPGLDVFRLMDAAEYVVAPLMPYQPVPDRDSLTIGYAGVYSTFLLHAKHVASRFGLDARDILVELGRRQAVAGQEDWIVDVAVDLVEQEAGQRHAS, from the coding sequence TTGAACCCGCCACGCCTCACGGATACCACCCTGCGCGACGGGTCCCACGCCATGAAGCACCGTTTTACATCCGAGCAGGTGCGAGCCATCGTCACCGCCCTGGACGAGGCCGGCGTGCCCGTCATCGAGGTCTCCCATGGGGACGGCCTGGGCGGCTCGTCCATCCAGTACGGATTCTCGCTGGAACCGGAGTTGGACCTGATCGCCGAGGCCACCCGCACGGCCCGGCGGGCCCGCATCGCAGTGCTGCTCCTCCCCGGTATTGGGACCAAGGACCTCCTGGAACGGGCGGCCGAGCTGGGCGTGAGGGTGGCGCGCATCGCCACCCAGTGCACCGAGGCGGACATCTCCGAGCAGCACTTCGGCATCGCCAAGAAGCTGGGCCTGGAGGCCGTCGGCTTCCTCATGATGGCCCACATACGGCCGCCTGAGGTCCTGGTAGAACAGGCGAAGCTGATGGAATCCTACGGGGCCGACTGTGTATACATCGTGGACTCCGCCGGCGCCATGTTGCCGCCGGACGTCAAGGCGCGGGTCAGCGCCCTCAAGGAAGCGCTGTCCATCCAGGTCGGCTTCCACGCCCATAACAACCTGGGTGCCGCCATCGGCAACACCCTCGCCGCCCTGGAGGCCGGCGCCGACCAGGTGGACGGCAGCCTGCGGGGTTTGGGGGCGGGGGCAGGCAACGCGGCCACCGAGGTCCTGGCGGCTGGGCTGGACAAGCTCGGTCTCAACCCCGGGCTGGACGTCTTCCGCCTGATGGACGCGGCCGAATACGTGGTGGCCCCCCTCATGCCGTACCAGCCCGTGCCCGATCGCGACTCCCTGACCATCGGCTATGCCGGCGTCTACTCCACCTTCCTGCTGCACGCCAAGCATGTGGCTTCCCGCTTCGGCCTCGACGCCCGAGACATCCTGGTGGAGCTGGGCCGGCGGCAGGCCGTGGCCGGGCAGGAGGACTGGATCGTCGACGTGGCGGTGGACCTGGTGGAGCAGGAAGCGGGGCAGCGCCATGCGTCCTGA
- a CDS encoding 2-keto-4-pentenoate hydratase, with product MRPEHEVQLTPQEQELLAAIRAARQERRSLPSRGDAWGVDLAGAYRVQAASRQAPVKGYKIGLTSPAKQAQMGIDQPIWGRIDATMLADGPLSLRRFVQPRLEPELAVLLKAPVPPGASPGAAWAAVAGFLLAVDLLDSVWEGYRFTAPEVVADNASGGAFVLGQRLLQPAEVRGTLRLYLNGRPVTEGPVEALADTGQQLCWLATQAGGLTAGQLVGLGSPAAAVPAEPGVLEVTWGDAYLTCRLEE from the coding sequence ATGCGTCCTGAGCACGAGGTGCAGTTGACGCCGCAGGAGCAGGAACTGCTGGCCGCCATCCGGGCCGCCCGGCAGGAACGCCGGTCCCTGCCCAGCCGGGGCGACGCCTGGGGGGTGGACCTGGCGGGGGCGTATCGCGTCCAGGCCGCATCGCGGCAGGCGCCGGTGAAGGGATACAAGATCGGGCTCACCAGCCCCGCCAAGCAGGCCCAGATGGGCATCGACCAGCCCATCTGGGGGCGCATCGATGCCACCATGCTGGCCGACGGCCCCCTGTCCCTCCGCCGGTTCGTCCAGCCCAGGCTCGAGCCGGAACTGGCCGTCCTGCTAAAGGCCCCGGTGCCGCCCGGCGCCTCTCCCGGCGCCGCCTGGGCGGCGGTAGCAGGGTTCCTCCTGGCCGTAGATCTGCTGGACAGCGTTTGGGAGGGCTACCGCTTCACCGCCCCCGAGGTGGTCGCCGACAACGCTTCCGGAGGCGCCTTCGTGCTGGGGCAGCGCCTGCTTCAGCCCGCGGAGGTCAGGGGCACGCTACGTCTCTACCTCAACGGGCGCCCGGTCACCGAGGGGCCCGTGGAGGCCCTGGCCGACACCGGGCAACAGCTTTGCTGGCTGGCCACGCAAGCTGGCGGGCTGACCGCCGGGCAGCTCGTCGGGCTCGGCTCGCCAGCGGCCGCCGTGCCGGCGGAGCCGGGTGTTCTCGAGGTCACCTGGGGCGACGCCTATCTCACCTGCCGCCTGGAGGAGTGA
- a CDS encoding aldehyde dehydrogenase codes for MDRPFFRVQHYIDGRFVEGKNHFDVLYPATNEAIGTAPEADQDTVDAAVEAAARAFRTWGRAPAAERRRVLKRFADLIRENKEELARVETLDVGRPLRDNLHGYIDRVANNIEFFADFAVTHAGEAYPMDNGYVNYVLRQPVGVAALITPWNVPLMLETWKLGPALAFGNTVVLKPAEWTPIGAWKLAQLAHEAGLPPGVFNVVHGFGPDSAGEFLTRHPLVKLISFTGETTTGKAIMAAAAPTLKRLSFELGGKGPNIVFADADLDRAVEISVRAAFFNQGEFCLAGSRLLVQRAIYDTFLERFVEAAARLRPGDPMDPETTLGALIHPEHLQRVQGYLDLVRDGNGEIVLGGQRPDLPAPFDRGNFLQATVITGVGPEDRVCREEIFGPVVTVTPFDTEEEALEIANGVIYGLSAVVLTRDVGRAVRVAERLEAGTVWINDFFVRDLRVPFGGMKQSGIGREGGHHSLEFFTEAKTVCLSNR; via the coding sequence ATGGACAGGCCGTTCTTCCGCGTCCAGCACTACATCGACGGCCGCTTCGTCGAGGGCAAGAATCACTTCGACGTGCTCTACCCCGCCACCAACGAGGCGATCGGCACGGCGCCCGAGGCCGACCAGGATACCGTGGACGCTGCGGTGGAAGCGGCGGCCCGGGCCTTCCGGACCTGGGGACGGGCACCCGCGGCGGAGCGCCGGCGCGTCCTGAAGCGCTTCGCCGACCTGATCCGGGAGAACAAGGAGGAACTGGCCCGCGTCGAGACCCTGGACGTGGGCCGGCCGCTGCGGGACAACCTGCACGGCTACATCGACCGCGTAGCCAACAACATCGAGTTCTTCGCCGACTTCGCCGTCACCCACGCCGGCGAGGCCTACCCGATGGACAACGGGTACGTCAACTACGTGCTGCGGCAGCCGGTAGGCGTGGCGGCCCTCATCACGCCGTGGAACGTGCCCCTCATGCTAGAAACGTGGAAGCTGGGCCCCGCCTTGGCCTTCGGCAACACGGTGGTGCTCAAGCCGGCCGAGTGGACGCCCATCGGCGCCTGGAAGCTGGCCCAGCTGGCCCATGAGGCGGGGCTGCCGCCCGGGGTCTTCAACGTGGTCCACGGGTTCGGCCCCGATTCGGCCGGCGAGTTCCTCACCCGCCACCCGCTGGTGAAGCTGATCTCCTTCACCGGGGAGACCACCACTGGCAAGGCCATCATGGCGGCGGCCGCGCCCACGCTCAAGCGGCTCTCCTTCGAGCTGGGCGGCAAGGGGCCGAACATCGTCTTCGCCGACGCCGACCTGGACCGGGCCGTGGAGATCAGCGTGCGGGCGGCCTTCTTCAACCAGGGCGAGTTCTGCCTGGCGGGGTCGCGCCTGCTGGTACAGCGGGCGATCTACGACACCTTCCTGGAGCGCTTCGTGGAGGCGGCGGCGCGGCTGCGTCCCGGTGACCCCATGGACCCGGAAACGACGCTGGGTGCCCTCATCCATCCCGAACACCTGCAGCGGGTGCAGGGGTATCTTGACCTCGTCCGCGACGGCAACGGCGAGATCGTCCTGGGCGGCCAGCGGCCGGACCTGCCGGCGCCCTTCGACCGCGGCAACTTCCTCCAGGCCACCGTCATCACCGGTGTGGGCCCGGAGGACCGCGTGTGCCGCGAGGAGATCTTCGGGCCGGTCGTCACGGTGACGCCCTTCGACACGGAGGAGGAGGCCCTCGAGATCGCCAACGGGGTGATCTACGGCCTCTCGGCGGTGGTCCTGACCCGCGACGTGGGCCGGGCCGTGCGCGTCGCCGAACGGCTGGAGGCCGGCACGGTGTGGATCAACGACTTCTTCGTCCGCGACCTGCGCGTGCCCTTCGGCGGGATGAAGCAGAGCGGCATCGGCCGAGAGGGCGGCCACCACAGCCTGGAATTCT